CCGGAGTTCGCGCCGCCAACATCGACGGCTCACTACGGCGATTCGGAACTCGAAACCTCCAACCGGGAATCGACGTTCGCCATCGAAGTGACTGGCTTACAGAAGTCCTTCGGAGAGACGCGAGCAGTAGACAGTCTCGACCTTCGAATCCCCCGAGGCTCCGTCTACGGACTGTTGGGGCCGAACGGTGCGGGCAAGACGACCGTCATCCGAATCCTCACGACGTTGCTTCGTCCAGACGCCGGAACCGCAACCGTGCTCGGCCACGACGTGGTTCGTGAGGCCCCACGCGTTCGCGAGCGAGTGAGCTTGACCGGCCAGTTCGCCTCGGTCGACGAAGACCTCACCGGCCGTGAGAATCTCGTCCTCGTCGCCCGTCTCCTCGGCTTCTCGTGGCGTGATGCGAAGGTGCGCGCCGACGAGCTGCTCTCTGCATTCGGTCTGAGCGACGCCGCCACGCGGCAGGTTCGAACGTACTCGGGGGGGATGCGACGGCGACTCGACATCGCAGCGAGTCTCGTCGTCACGCCAGATGTGCTGTTCCTGGACGAACCGACGACTGGGCTCGACCCACGCAGTCGGAATCAGGTCTGGGCAATCATCCGAGCCATCGCTGCCGAGGGGACTACGGTCCTCCTCACCACGCAGTACCTCGACGAGGCAGACCGACTCGCAGACCGCCTTGCCGTCATCGACAACGGCCGAGTTATCGCCGAGGGGACGAGCCGCGAGTTGAAGGCAGCCCTGGGTGCGAGCACCCTCCACATCCGCCTTCGAGACCCAGCGCGGAGGACGGACGCAGAAACCGTTCTGAACGAACTGACCGGTGTGAGCGTCCACAACGGCGCTGACCGCGATGCGCTCGTCGCGAGCGTCCCCTTCGACGAGGAGGCGACGTCGGTGCTACAGGCGCTCTCGAACGCGGGCGTGCAGGTCGCCGAATTCTCTCTCGGACAGGCGAGCCTCGATGAGGTGTTCCTCGCACTCACGGGACGGCCTGCTGAAGAGACCGCGGAGGGACTTGCATGAGCACAGAGACGACGCCATCGGCCGCAATCGTCGAGGAGGAACTCGAGGGGGTCTTCTCCCGTATCGAGCGACCCCGCCGACCTGGCGCAGTCTCTGCCTCGCTCACGCTTGGCTGGCGTGCACTGTTGAAGATCAAGCACGTGCCGTTCCAACTCTTCGACGTCACGGCGTTCCCGCTCATGTCCACCATCCTGTTTACGTTCCTCTTCGGTGGTGCGCTCGCGGGGTCTCCACAGGAATACATCCAGTTCCTGCTGCCAGGCATCCTCGTTCAGGCCATCGTGTTCGTCACCGTCTACACGGGCGTTGGCCTCAACACGGACATCGACAAGGGATTGTTCGACCGCTTCCAGTCGCTCCCTATCTGGCAGCCTGCGCCGCTCGTCGGGGCGCTCCTCGGTGATATCCTCCGGTACTCGATTGCCGCGTTCATGGTCGTCGGCCTCGGCGTGATTCTTGGATTCCGCCCCGAAGCCGGGTTCGCGGGCGTGTTGCTCGCGCTGGCGCTCGTGCTCGTCTTCGCGTTCAGTCTCTCGTGGATCTGGATCGTCGTCGGGTTACTCGTCGACACGCCGGAGTCGGTCATGACGACGAGTTTCCTGTTGCTGTTCCCGATTACGTTCGTGAGCAACATCTTCGTCGACCCCGCGACGATGCCAGCGTGGCTCCAGACCGTGGTCGGCGTGAATCCCGTCACGCACCTCGTCGACGCCGCTCGCAGTCTCATGCACGGGACCGTCGTCTTCGCCGATGTCGCGTGGGTACTCGGCGTCTCTGCCGTCATCGTCGCTGTGTTCGGGCCGCTGGCCCTCCACTTGTACCGCACGGAGCGATGATTGAGAGACCGTCCTGACCGACATCACCTGCAAGACGGTCCGGTTGGTTGGCTGTCGAAACGCAGTCCACTCCGCGATGACGTCGCCAGTGGCAACATTCAATGAAGAAGAATTGGACGAATAAGGGAAAATAGAGAATTTTTGTCATTTCTAGTTCACCTGTAATTGATTTTGAATTGTGAATTCAAAGTCCATCTTAATTCAAGCAGGGAATCCCGTCCTTTAGGACGGGAGGGAATGCGACCACTGATGGATTAACTACGTTCAGACGCTCAGACTGAATGCCAACCGCCATCTTTAACTTACGCTACTCCTTACGTTTTAGTGGATGAGAGCAGACTTCGATATGGAGCGAGGCGGGCCACTTCACGAAGCCGTGAAAGAGTACGCCCGCGACCACGGGATACGCCACTCACGAGCGTACCCCGAACTCCTCCGCAAAGCACTCGAATCCGAAGGCTACGATGTCAACGACTCAGACAGCGAATAAGATGCTGGAAGCCACGCTCGCACCGCCCACGCGGTGTAAAGAGCAACGCCTCCAGCAAACGCTGTCTGAATACCGAGACGCACTCAACGACGCCTTCGAGCAACACTGTACGACGATGAGCGCCACAAACGACGTGGTGACGCCGTACAACCTGCCGTACCAAGCAAAAGACGCCCTCAAATCCTACGTTCCGAAACTCCACAAGACGTACAACGCCAAGGAGTTAGACGACGAACACCCGCTCCGCTTCGTCAATCGAGCCGGGAAGTTCGACCGCGACTCCTCGCGTGAATACGAACTCTGCTGGAACGTTCCGCAACCCGGTCGCGGAACCAACTTCTGGATACCACTCCGACTGAACCCAGACCAGCAAGAATTGTGGGACGACATGCTCGATGACGAGTCGAGTACCAAAGTGGGCGAACTTCGCTTGCAGAAGCACCGCAAGACGTGGAGCCTCCACGTTACCGTCGAATACGAAATCAAGGACACCTCTGAACTACCCACTAATCCAACTCGGGTTGGATTCGATATTGGTGAGTCGATGTTGGTCGCGGGCTGTGCCCTCCAACACGACACTCCCACGAAACCACTGTTACTCAACGGGAAAGAAGCCAAGCGAATTCGTAAGGAGATGTTCACGACGCTCAAGCGACTCCAAGAGCGAGACGCCTCTGAGTGGCGTATCGGGGAACGTTTCTCGTACTACCAAAACCGACTCACGGACATTATCGAGAAAGCGTCTCGTGAGTCTGTGGAGTACGCTCGGCAGTTCGAGAACCCTATCATCGTGATGGAGGATTTAGCGTACATCCGTGAGTCGCTGGACTACGGGAAGTACATGAATCGACGCCTACACTCGTGGGCCTTCGCTCGCTTGCAGGGACGCATCGAGGACAAGGCGAAGGACGCCGGGATTCCGGTTCGGTACATTCACCCGCAGTACACCTCAAAGACGTGTCACTCGTGCAAACACATCGGGTATCGGCCTCGACAAGCCGAGTTCAAGTGCAAGAACTCAGAGTGTCACGTATCGACGTTTCAAGCGGATATTAACGCGAGTGCGAACATCGCACGTCGCGTAGACCCGTGGGGAGAGAGTCTACCAGTGAAACAGGTAGACGATGACTCGCCACAGGACGGGAGCGGTTGTGACACCGCCACGACTCAGTGTGAGCAGAGCGAGACACCCTCGCAGATGACACTCACAACGTTTCAAGAGTCGAAACCCACTGCCAGCGACGACTAACTGGCATTCCCACCGTGTGGGAAGCCCCGTCGTTTACGACGGGGAGGATGTCACGGAAGAAGGATAGTCACAATGCATTTACTTGGGTGTCACGTTGTGTCAAAGGAATGCGGTTGAGTCTCCCTGAACGCGCACACGAGCTACTCTCGAGTCACGACGTTCCGCTGGAGATCGTGACGCTGAGTGAACCGCATGCCTTCCCGGAGAACGAACTCATCGTGACAGGCATCGCGAAACGCGACGGGGAAACCCTGTTCGTGAAGAACACGAAACCCGACCGAGAATGGGAACTTCCGAGTGGCACTGTCGAAGACGGGGAATCTCTGGAAGAAGCGATGCATCGAGAGTTCCTCGAAGAGACCGGCTGTCCAGTCGAAGAGTCAGAACCGGTAATGGTGTTGGTGTGGGCGTTCCCCGACAGTCTCCTCACGCAAGTCATCTACCACATCACGTGTGGGCCTCAAGAAGGAGAAACCGTGGACGAGATAGCGGAAACCCGCTGGATGGACGAAATTCCTGCCGACGTTTCGTTCGGGTCGATCAGCCGAGAAGCCTTCGAGGACTTGCTGGAGTTAGACAATGAGGATGCACTCTCACGGCTTCGCGACCTGCTAGATGGCCCAATTAAGTCACGGAAATCGTTGGCAGCTGGCGCCGCAACCGGGGGACTCGCTGTGCTGGCCTTAGCTCACCGGTACCTTCCACGGAAAGAATCCTCGACCGAAGAGTAAAATAACGGGGACACTCATCCAGGTACCACGCAGTTCGCATCCGACACCTAGAACAAACAACGATTGCTTGCCACGACACCCTGTGGTTCCGTGCGTGCGGTCTGACAGCAGTCAGGGAGGCAACAGCGGTCGTGCTACATAATGGATACAAGCGGGTCAGGGGCGAGCCAGCACTCTTGACCCAATCGGATCGTTCGAGAATGAGTGTGGATTGACCACTTCGAACACTCCCTGTTTTCAGAGGAACGTATTTCTCGCTGTAGATGAAACACAGTGTATGGTTTCTTATCTGTCACTTGCGGTGGGGATATTTGCGCTGTGGGTTGGCTGGACATTCTATGCAACCCCCCAAACTGCCTTTCGGAGACGCCACTGGCCATTCCATCCAGAAGGCAATGGACTGACTGAAGAAGGTGAGTACTCCTACCGAGTTCTCGGGGTGTTCTTTCTCATCACCGGTGTGGGGTCTCGTGCTGTGGGGAGTACTCGTCTGAGTGACCGCACCGCTGGGTTGGGATATTAGGGTTTGCAGTCTACCACTTGTTCGCTCGGTGAGAATCCGTGGGACAAGTCATGAAGGTAGACTCCGGGCTGTGCCAACCAGCCGGTACTCCTATCCCCACCCACACTGGCCGGAGACTCGGAGTTACGTTGATTGATATTTAGACGGATATTCTCCGCTCCGTTCACGTCAGCGTTGAACGCTGCATCACACCCTTCACAGACGTACAGGCCACGCTCGACACGCTGGCGGTCGTCCTCTCTACCACAGACGCAACACGTCTTGCTCGTGTCGCGCTCCGACACTTCCACGACTTCGATGCCCTCGACTTTCGCCTTGTAGGTGAGTATCTTCGTGAAGCGGTCGAACGCCCACCCGTGCCGGTCGAGCATCTCATCCACTTGGCTGTGGTTGACGATTTTCGCCCGGTGGATTCGGTGGACTTCCAGCATTCTGAACGCCTGTATAAGCACGTATACTCACGTCTCTTGTAACGATTCGGTTTGGGAACGATGGAATATCCGACCCTGCCATCGACGGTGGATTGTGGAGGAATTGTCGGATTCATCCTGACCCTAAAGGGTCAGGTATTCTCCTTGATTCTGTATAAGTGGTGGCTACTTTTCTCTCTTCAGTCCGTATTATATAAACTGGATTCACCCATGCCTGGCTATGTTACGAACATCGAACGTGAGACACAGAACAACGATGACTTTCGCCATGTCCTGTTCACCGCTGACCACGTCTAGTTAGTCCTCATGACCCTCCGTCCGGGTGAGGACATCGGACTCGAAACCCACCCCAACATCGACCAGTTCATCCGCGTTGAGTCAGGGACGGCGACGGCCGTCCTTGACGGCGAGGAGTCGAGGCTCGGTGACGGTGACGTCATTGTAATCCCTGCTGGCACTGAACATAACGTCACGAATACGGCTGATAACGAACCGCTCCGGTTGTACACGTTATACAGTCCACCCGCCCACCCAGACGGTACCGTCCAAGCGACGAAACCACAGGATGAACGGCACTGATACGGCGACTACACACGACCACCCAACGGAGATTTGAGTCGTGTTGTTCGCCGGCCACTTGCGCTTTGCCGAA
This sequence is a window from Haladaptatus sp. QDMS2. Protein-coding genes within it:
- a CDS encoding cupin domain-containing protein is translated as MTLRPGEDIGLETHPNIDQFIRVESGTATAVLDGEESRLGDGDVIVIPAGTEHNVTNTADNEPLRLYTLYSPPAHPDGTVQATKPQDERH
- a CDS encoding ATP-binding cassette domain-containing protein, whose protein sequence is MTEHQTQHQSTEREGAATEPEFAPPTSTAHYGDSELETSNRESTFAIEVTGLQKSFGETRAVDSLDLRIPRGSVYGLLGPNGAGKTTVIRILTTLLRPDAGTATVLGHDVVREAPRVRERVSLTGQFASVDEDLTGRENLVLVARLLGFSWRDAKVRADELLSAFGLSDAATRQVRTYSGGMRRRLDIAASLVVTPDVLFLDEPTTGLDPRSRNQVWAIIRAIAAEGTTVLLTTQYLDEADRLADRLAVIDNGRVIAEGTSRELKAALGASTLHIRLRDPARRTDAETVLNELTGVSVHNGADRDALVASVPFDEEATSVLQALSNAGVQVAEFSLGQASLDEVFLALTGRPAEETAEGLA
- a CDS encoding NUDIX hydrolase translates to MRLSLPERAHELLSSHDVPLEIVTLSEPHAFPENELIVTGIAKRDGETLFVKNTKPDREWELPSGTVEDGESLEEAMHREFLEETGCPVEESEPVMVLVWAFPDSLLTQVIYHITCGPQEGETVDEIAETRWMDEIPADVSFGSISREAFEDLLELDNEDALSRLRDLLDGPIKSRKSLAAGAATGGLAVLALAHRYLPRKESSTEE
- a CDS encoding transposase, with protein sequence MSTTQTANKMLEATLAPPTRCKEQRLQQTLSEYRDALNDAFEQHCTTMSATNDVVTPYNLPYQAKDALKSYVPKLHKTYNAKELDDEHPLRFVNRAGKFDRDSSREYELCWNVPQPGRGTNFWIPLRLNPDQQELWDDMLDDESSTKVGELRLQKHRKTWSLHVTVEYEIKDTSELPTNPTRVGFDIGESMLVAGCALQHDTPTKPLLLNGKEAKRIRKEMFTTLKRLQERDASEWRIGERFSYYQNRLTDIIEKASRESVEYARQFENPIIVMEDLAYIRESLDYGKYMNRRLHSWAFARLQGRIEDKAKDAGIPVRYIHPQYTSKTCHSCKHIGYRPRQAEFKCKNSECHVSTFQADINASANIARRVDPWGESLPVKQVDDDSPQDGSGCDTATTQCEQSETPSQMTLTTFQESKPTASDD
- a CDS encoding ABC transporter permease, which encodes MSTETTPSAAIVEEELEGVFSRIERPRRPGAVSASLTLGWRALLKIKHVPFQLFDVTAFPLMSTILFTFLFGGALAGSPQEYIQFLLPGILVQAIVFVTVYTGVGLNTDIDKGLFDRFQSLPIWQPAPLVGALLGDILRYSIAAFMVVGLGVILGFRPEAGFAGVLLALALVLVFAFSLSWIWIVVGLLVDTPESVMTTSFLLLFPITFVSNIFVDPATMPAWLQTVVGVNPVTHLVDAARSLMHGTVVFADVAWVLGVSAVIVAVFGPLALHLYRTER